Within the Corynebacterium tuberculostearicum genome, the region CCCGAAACCGAGGCGGAACACGGTATCGTGGCTGCCTGCGTTGAACACCGCAAATGGGTGCATTCCACCCTGACGGCCTTGCTGACAGAGCGCAATGGTTACCCATCGTCCTCGCAGGCGAGCCAGCTGTTGATTTTCCTGGATGGCGGCCGTGCGGGTGCTCGGCTCACCAAGGAGATTGGGCCGCTGCAGACGGCCCGCGACCTAGCTACTCAGATGCTTTCTGCTCCCCCTGCTGATTATTCGATTTAAGGTACTTTCGCGCCTCCATACGTAGCTGGCTGACCCGCTTCTTCTCCTCCTTGGAGAGGGCGGGTTCTTTTTCGCGCTTGCGCCAGCGGCGAATGCTTTCGCGGCGCATAGCGTGGACATCCTCAGTAAGCGGGTAGTCGCGGTGCAAAATGATCTCAAAGATAGCGGTTTGGATCAGCATGAAGAGATAGGCGCAGCCCCAGTAAAGGATGATGGCCACTGGGATAGGTCCGGTTTGGGCTAGGTGCCACAGGAAGAATGGGATCACCAGGAGCAAAAAGCCCATGAGAATGAAGACGCGGCGGTTGACCTTCTGATCAAATTGAGTGGTGCGGAAACTGCGCACGAGGGAAATGACGGAACTAGCCATGGTAAAGGCGATGGCGGCAATGAGGATGGGATTGATGAGGTCGTCGTGCTCGCGGGCGAAATCCGTCAGCGGAGCGCCGTAAAAGGTGGTTTCGCGGAAGGCCGAGACGTCGGAGGCATTCAACATGCCCACGGTGGTGGAGCCGCGCTCAATATTGGACATGCGCAGGAGCACTTGATAGAGGCCGATGAAGGCCGGAATCATGATGAGCGGGGGAACACAACCAGCTGCGGGGTTGTAGTTATAGCTCTTCATGAGGTTCTTTTCCTCTTGCATGAGCTCCGCCATTTCCTCGGTGGTGGTGGCGTTATTCATCTGCTTTTTGATGCGGTTATTCTCCGGGCGGATGAGTGCGCCGATGCGGGCGGAGCGTACGGATATCCAGTTCAAGGGAACAACGACGCCGCGCACGGTGATAACCAGCAGGATGATGGAGATCAGCCAGGCCGTAGATTCACCGACGAAGCTGCTGATGAGCCAGTGCCAGAATTTCATGATTCCGGAAACTGGGTACATGAAGACTTCGTACATGCTTAACCTTTCATGGGCAGTATGGTCTAAGGCATGACTAAAGTTCTTGGGGAACTCATGCTAACCATTGGCGTGGTTCTTTTACTCTTTGCATTCTATGAAGCCTATTGGACAAATGTAGAATCCGGTCAGCTGCAGGAGGAGGCGAGCGCCCACCTCGACGAGCAATGGCGCAATCCGCGGCAGAAGTTGGAGCCGGAGTTGGGTGAGGCGTTCGCGCAGCTTTATATTCCCACGTTCGGTTCTGACTACCGCTTCGCCATCATTGAGGGCACCAATGAAGATGACCTGCTGCGCGGCCCGGGGCGTTACCTGGATTCCCAGATGCCGGGAGAGATGGGCAATTTTGCGGTTGCGGGCCACCGCGTGGGCAAGGGAGCTCCCTTTAATGACTTGGGCAAGCTAGAGACCTGCGATGACATC harbors:
- the yidC gene encoding membrane protein insertase YidC, whose amino-acid sequence is MYEVFMYPVSGIMKFWHWLISSFVGESTAWLISIILLVITVRGVVVPLNWISVRSARIGALIRPENNRIKKQMNNATTTEEMAELMQEEKNLMKSYNYNPAAGCVPPLIMIPAFIGLYQVLLRMSNIERGSTTVGMLNASDVSAFRETTFYGAPLTDFAREHDDLINPILIAAIAFTMASSVISLVRSFRTTQFDQKVNRRVFILMGFLLLVIPFFLWHLAQTGPIPVAIILYWGCAYLFMLIQTAIFEIILHRDYPLTEDVHAMRRESIRRWRKREKEPALSKEEKKRVSQLRMEARKYLKSNNQQGEQKASE
- a CDS encoding class E sortase encodes the protein MTKVLGELMLTIGVVLLLFAFYEAYWTNVESGQLQEEASAHLDEQWRNPRQKLEPELGEAFAQLYIPTFGSDYRFAIIEGTNEDDLLRGPGRYLDSQMPGEMGNFAVAGHRVGKGAPFNDLGKLETCDDIVVETQKERITYRVLPIDGEQADCFNGIPPEYSHVAGRHITTPGDVSVTNPVPESDAEPSREILTLTTCHPQFSNAERMIVHAMEVEKEEK